In the Pleurodeles waltl isolate 20211129_DDA chromosome 3_1, aPleWal1.hap1.20221129, whole genome shotgun sequence genome, atttgtcctgtgtgctatctgtaaagtccttttgtgaaataaatattgtttgtgtatactgtagtactgtgttttgtctacatttttccgtttattttgtgtatttcttatttgtgggagtctgttgtgggtagtgttagtttggggatagttgggctcttttagtgtttaggtttactttttttctgtctttttacccctaatttcacccatttcccctttcaatTTCTTTTACTCCTATTTCTTATCgtcaactataagtatgtctggtaggccacattttggcaggatgggggaagaggagttggggggcttcatctggctggtgacacatttcttgccgctcatgattcaggcagggggcagggtcatacaggggtacccgacagaggcgcgcagaatccggtggggaaaggtgctgcatcacctgcgtgtgtatgccagccagaggagtgaccaccagctgaagcaccggtgggctgacctcatcaccagggagcaggatctcttggaccacctgggaatcatgattggtggcaccattggtgagtacgacttatgttaatgtccacgattaaatgctctgtagtgacatcaggggattagtgcaatgtcttccAGCTAACtcgatgactgtgtgtaatgctggggaaatataaggggatcattgatgcactatggcaaggatcacaattgctagctgtcaggtagcacgtgctcagcaaacttacaggtaactataccatgaaggaaattggtgcggcctttttgtcagcacacctAACAAAattggagccaatcatgtctatatagggtattattgacagagaagtacagatgtaccaacatttaggccaactatgttgacgcaaatgctagactgactttagaatcactacatgatgctgaaaatgagtgctgccttcacgtcaattgataatagcaaagtggctcaaacattggtctcatgttagtctggtgagtgtggaaggaaagcattcacagaagtactatgaatgtgtgggattatttggtttcttgatctttttggatacatgtcagttcatgatttgaaaacatcgtgaaaaggtgtaaggtgccctcagctaacatcttaagatgtttgttggaattagttgagccacaatccaaatatggatggcagtccaagtgtatccacctggcttcacatctccatggttggtgcaaatcaccatagctgggccacatcaattgactatactgtaacaacaggatggcttacaggagtccctgcccctccctctgtacattggtgtgtaactgtcacaggagacccatgctatgtacaagttggccgtgaaatatcagatgcattaccatcatgtctgaatggctgccatgtccttattcagcctacacattgtatatgtttatgaaattgttgcgctgtgcacagattttgagcacatttcttccttccataccttacaggtggaccagcaccctacactgtgggagaggtggtgacatttgaggacaccaaccactccagtaagtgttgatatgtctgttatgtgttcgtgtttgctggttatggactcgtttcagttggacgcatagcaaggtgtgatgcgttgggcaagtttttcacttgttccatgagtgggaatgcagttctcacatgttttgagtttgccaatgcatatccaatggtatcatgtagggattgtaggacatccctgtaggccctactgtgagtacaggggatagtcatgtgtctgacacttgtatcaccaagagtcgcaatggaagtcagcccctatttagtcagcctgtcagacccacattctctaagattggtggagctaatagcttcccataagacatctgcttcactatttacctacgtaagtttgaaacagtaggtagaacctcttagcagcatgtacttccacatgtagtgcatcaagtctgtggaacctgagtgtaatggcctaggtgtgcatgcaaatcatgatcatgggtgttctagcaactctgtgtctgatgtaagtcaggcctcactggaagtatatattgtgtaataagttctgaatttcctgacatgtctgaccctatgagtgctctagggtttgctgactccaaattgtagatagcccttacctgtggtgtgtctgtagagacaaacatgtgtggagtttcctatacactcctcggtgtacatgttgttggcaaattatagttgtgtatccaccgccccccctcaaacacggccatgggtttgtgaatagggtacctagtattgatgctaccagtatgttacacatacctgtgaataagtgacggtttggttgcatactagtatacacactcaggtttggcacttggtaccatactggaaagtccagttacaacttgcagaccatgtggctttagttttgctttccgtacactgacatttgtagcccagctcttggtggaggatatgcagcatgattcttagatgttaactgtctgaactcagattgcaagtcaaagccagttgttacccatcttgtgggttatggatgttctttgtgtgatgtcacctttgttgtctgacctgccatatacttcctcagggacattcaatgttctgtatggtgatatgagctgttacaagtacagtagatgtaatgtctgattaacttgctgtggcgtttcacacaatgcagttactaatgtagcatatctgcatttgtcttcacagcagctaacatgactccagaccaggtccgtgaatttcagcgtcgggccatgagataccagcacatcctgctggtggagtcggggttccggaggatggcccggcgatatcgccatgaacgtgcctccggggcatggcgagccttcccacagggtgggcctactttgcccaccacagccaccacagaaacaaccaccaatcagagccaggtggccccacccacagctgccactcttgatccaacatctgctggacttcctggccccagcattgccaccagtgcaggacagcccacacagacctcctccacctgcacccagactgccactgctccagctgttgaccgtgcagccttcaatagacttgaagataagatggacaaagtgctgcgcaaggtgagccacctgagccgggatgtgcggcacattaaacggcgggtcaaggatataaagaggaccctccggagggccaacctctgaacagttgatttgatggacatgataccctcccctccctcctctttccttgttcttatagttagtgggcttagggggcttagtgttaggttagtataggctgttagtttagttagtgttagtgggtgtggggtggggggtcttgcttgtttcttttttgacttattacatgtgtgggtgggtgggtgtaaggctatgttggggttcttgtgtgtaaaaaaaaaaagaacaacttttaaaaaaaaataccaaaaaaatatatatttgtttaggatagtatagtttgtgtttaggttagtatgtgttgtcctcaatgtgtcccgtctcataaggggggtgggggatagatgtttagaacatttcgttacatgtgattagtaagtgtagcttaggttagttagggacagttgtgggtaatgagtagtcagggtagatcagGGTAGGTAACatttttcctcatctatggttatcttttaataaatatttggttaccccttaatagtatgtgttgaatggtacttgatcgtgggtttggattcagtgtacatcaattttgtactataacatctgtgtcctatgctgcaaacaaatcctaactgagctgtacgattggcagctacccccggggctaccttgcaaagtgtctaccctttgttgcaaccaccaatcacagttaatatggttcccaatgtgtttctgttggtaagtgtgttttcaaagtcactaacagtgcttccagacttgatattggggaaacagttttaggtctgactgcagtgtgatgatcatgcacacccttataagatgagttctcattggcaatcttgtattcttgtcttcatgaccctcatacatcatttgtgacacagttcggcattattacctatttgtatgttaactcagacaccttctttgtgcagttttttttgttgtatttacttagattagtgtggcatgtttattgtgttatttttgcatgttgacaacatttagcgggcactatttgatgacttagttatcccctgaggaagcattcttctgtcctacacagcatggtggtgtatggtttcccacttcatcagatttgtccctcatgatgggcagagtatgatgcaatcatgggcactgtgcagaattctctgactacatattatcaggacggttgtattgacaagctacgtaatttgacagtaggcacatttcagttatctactgcacagttgatatgtcacattacccagagacagatttgttgtgttgtgtaagtgctatttattgaaaagtgatgaagtgctatatgtacattgtccatgattgtgagtccattatagtgatatcttccattgtgatccaacacaagggtttacctaaatgcttttgtcatgcttgggttgctgtttcagacagtgcagagggacagacttagccaatgagtaggagagagacaatcactgggctgggtgacaagatatacagtggttagcagaacagtgcttgagtacagttgttgtaagactgtcatgtttcaaaacgcaggactttggtaatagttggccatgtggcagggactagtgctttcgggtacttttccttgtgaatgtgatctgttccatgtcttcttcttctgatgtgtgtgttacttgctttgtccttgttgttgttggttgtgaaggggcaacacacacctcagtgttagaagatgtggagtcagacatcccggtcgctgctccctgtgaaggtcttaagggcagtactgctgcaaggagggcctgctggttcttgagaatagcagccacatcacgatggtaggcagccaggtcggccctgaggggttcaatgttgcattcgtgcacacgttgacaggattgctgttgtaggtgttgggtcaactgtattacagctgtgctgatttccttctgggttttctgcagttcctgcaagatagatgttagggcttgcatagctgctgcctgatctgcaaatgacatcatgcacgaacgcacaccctcaaggctggctgccatattttgcatccccacccgcacctccttggccagctcccgctgtactccaactccagttctctcaaaactggtgccagtgtcgtctgagtcctcagctgtattggagctggcaggtcttacaattggggtggtgggtggttcctctgcaatggctgcttgttctgtgctcctccttgtgactgaaggtgaggtctggagggtttcaaggaccttttggatagtctcctggggaatgtttattggctcgtcatctatgtcatcagggaaatctgggacaggcatttcggcaggagatccatcttcctctgcaatgaaacagggtacaattagtgtgtctgtgttgtggcaattttgatgtgacgtgcctgccttttgatgaattcactttgtgatcttgttttgtgttaatatctgcagtccttcagatgggcattgtttcaggcctatggcccacctgtgtgtcacatgtatgttattgagttattagacttgtcagcctcatcacctcttggtgttgattttagccaaatagagaattgccaccttcttttcctactcgaccctccgtgtacattcattctcatggtgagacctttcactggctgtgggtgttctgatggccctggcagcacacttaacaatctggacctgccccaatccctgatcgttcacatcgacttaaatgtaattgacatgttgcatatcctatgcatggcaatgttatgatccaatatggatgttgactttgttaatgtgtcctgctgattttgggtaatgtgtgttacattggattgccctgatagtcgtatcagtgtcctatttcatcctctgactgtgcaggtgtatttcagtgaccagttacatgtgtcccctcctcaatgctgttgtttgagcagtatgacatttgggatgttgccttgttacccaggcacaggatggaccctgacatatgcagcatgggtgtgtccttagtgctgtgtagctcctattgttgtttactttggctgatgtttgtgacaactatgggcattgacatttgagagtagtggggcctttgtcttgtttctggggattgttgcagttgtcatcctcaccccctaatttaggtgtgtatgatccatggggaggttactgccattggctacttgagctacacacagatcagaggtggtagtggcaactgttgtcgcagttacattacagttgtcggtttggctagaggtttgctaatagggccctagttaatgtaggaggtatgttggctgacgagtgccaggatgtaagtttgacgtagtggccttccctcctggtgtggctttccctttgctccatcgttggcatgacagcatgcccccatgggactgttgttggtgtagtgtaatgttgtgccccagcttctgtctgtgcaggccatgccccaatgccatgcccctttacccatgccactccatgtatatgttgacttccatgcattttgtggtcggtatcccccccgcttgcagttaacatttgtgaatttgaattcctcatgcgacttaccctgcatgtgcgttgtctcctggtagtctgcgctgtcctgtccttgaatccctgtgacgatctcctcagggatgacggctgcgaccatctccaccagggcctcctggtgtgctggactccaccctccagtctgcagtgctgccttcctgttcctgttcctatcCATCCTatgcatcttttccttggtcctgcgtttgcagtcatgccagcgtttcttgcactcgatgactgttctgcgtacttcagccacactgttaatcttgtcgacaatttgttgccatatggcctctctcctactgattggcaactttgatgtgacaaacagttggtgcttctTAAAGgtatcctggttcttgtgtgggtcctcctggctggttcctggtctgctgtcatcttcctggggtctgtagtggtgtctgtgatccattttggctctcctctggtgatatggctgtgttcgctgtgttttttgatgctattgcgtaaaaagaaagcagcgcatatccggtttgcggtgtcgtaaatcgacccacagtcatttccgccgcgttaacgtcgtttcctttacgacttgacgccgcggtgtgcgtcagaaataatgactcccacctgttgtttgcgccgccgtgtgtcaaagtataaatatgtcgcccgcacggtgcaccaaaatggcgttagccggcgataatattttaaaagtataaatatgggcctaaaaatcTATTTATTAAGATCATAAGACATTTTATATGTAGCATTCCAAAGTCCCAAACTGCTCAAAAATGCAGAGCAGGCAGTCTACCCTCCCCCGTCTTTCTGCTCTTAAGAACACTCGACTTTCAAACGCTTTTGGTCTCTGACAGATGTTACATCAGCAGATGTTGGAAGGTGCTGGATTCAGTTAGCATTCAGCGCCTTACCCGTTCCTCCACACCACAACTTAGGGGGAAATATTGACTCCAACTGGCACAATGGGGAACTCTGGGAGGGAAACGGGGATCGGCAGTGGAAAAAGATGCGAACCGTTTGCTCTTCGCAGCTCCCCTCTAAGCCAACTAACTTTTGTGCACATTGTTCTGTACTAAGTAATAACTATAGGAAATGACCGCGGGGAATTCAGACAGACGGTGACTTTTCTTCCCCCTCCAGATGTTCTGTAAAATACAATTTCTGGAGCCGGGGATCGGACGACCAGGAGACCAGCtgagagggggaaggaagagggcGGGTGGAGGGCGTGAGCTACCCTCACACATGTTTCCAATCCTTCCAGGCGGCTGGGGTCAATTGCTGTGCTTCATACAGGTCCCATCTCAGGGACTCCAGAGGCGCGCGCTCTGGCTAATGACTTCCAGGGTTTGACCTTCTCCCCATGAAAACCATATCAAGGTCAGAGGGCTTGCAAAGAAGGTCGCAACCCTTGGCCACATTCCATTCAAGGGCAACCACACCTTCAAAGGTACCCACTGGAAACATGGCGTGTTGTGACATGTAACGCTGTATTTTACAGCTGACTGGAGGCAAACGGCTTCAGCGGCGTCCAGAAGTGGCAAATACGTGGACTGTATGAGTCCAACAGAAATAAAAACAAGTGCATTTGTACTGGCTACAAAACTTCAGATTTAAATAGGCAACTTCAGACACTAATAATTAGTGAAAACAATGCAGGAAGCCCAAGGGATTATCATACCTGGTTCCTTTCACTTGGACAATGATAACATCCAAACAGTGAAAGTAGGAGTCTGTCAAATATCAGAACTACCGAATGCTTCAGCcagcagtcagactgccatgagATTCCTGACCTCCTTAGACTTACTGGAGTGGTTGCAACACCCTGACACTAATGCCTCACCTCCCACTTTACAATACAACCAGTGCttgaaaattaaagtgcaggtactctgtgccagagtacctgcttagttcccagaagtgccggtactctccaattaaaagtattccgtttttcttgagatgtgccggtactctccctctcaaaagaaaaaagtgccagtactcagtaccggacagtaccggcccacatAAAGCACTGAATAAAACATAGTGACATTTTTAGTCCCATTAGCAGCCGGAGACAAAACACAACACAGTGGCACTGCTCACACCCTCAGAAAACAAAGTCACAACACCAAGACACTACAAATCCCTTCAGAACCAACCCCTTCAACACCATTATCGTGCTGCCCCTCCAAAACCTAAAGGTACAATGGCATCACAGTACTGCTGCCTCTGAACTAATGGAAATACTACCTTACCACTTGTACCGCCTCTCCTCCGAACCTGCAAACGTAAAACTCACACTGCTGTTTGACTCAGAACCAACACCGCATTGTCATACTTCCTCTCCCTCAGAAGCTTACACAGTGGTAACATGACGTGTTGTGACATGTAACGCACCAATCCCATGTGGACTAGGAGTAGGGCTAGAACTCTCAGCACTTCCCTTATAATAAGCCACAGGTAAACATTCAACTGTAATCATTCTCAAAAGATACCCCTTACATAGCCTAGATATGGCATGTAGTTCAGGTAACGCAGTGTCCAAACCAGGACCTCCCAAAAACATGTAGCTGGTTATTAGTGTCCAAATGATGCATGCCAAAAAGACaatccacatacacacaacacagatTAGACTCTTTCTTATGGGCTGATAGAGTACCCATGCGTTTCTCGAAAAAAGCTGTCACTTGTTCTACTACAAGTAGGTTTGACACCACCAGATTTCTTTCTATACTACTGGGCAAGCAAATTACATTCAATTCAATTTCTTTTGGCACCAGAGAAATGTACAGACTCTAAATTCAGATATTAGACTTCCTTCATCTCTCCCTCATATGTAGTGGGGTATTTAACTAAATTTAcctaattaaattatttttaaaataaaacaaaaatccatAGGGGACAGTGTGAACATGTGGTGGAATATACAAGTTTATTGACATTTTCACAGATAAATCAATACACTTCACTATGGACCAATCTACTATTGCCTTCAGAATGGAATAGGCGGACTCAAAAAATTGGGCCTGCTTAGGTGTTTTAAAAGACTTGCTCGACACACCAGGTACTCTTAAATCATTTGATGATTGGGCTACAATGACAGATACACAGAAGACCGTTCTACTCTAGTCAAATTAAGGCAGTATTCAGGTAAGAAGTAATACACCAGAATAATACAGACAGAAGCATTTTCAAATCTGCCCTGGGACACGCCCACCAAATGATGCAGACCACCAAACATACCCCTCTGGTAGACTGTATCAAagacagcaccaacagaagcaaagaaatcttcaccattgtgaaggatttcacctcacctgCGGCTGCCACCAACTCCATcatcccctcacaagacctctgcaacaatctcacCCAAGTCTTTATCAACAAAACCATCACCATTTACAGCAATATCAGCCCACAGCCGGACCCAACAGCCCTCAACAAATACCTCCCGATCTTATCCAAAGAATCAACACTAACCACATGGCTCTTCATCACCCTAGAAGAAACCACCGCTACCATGAAgttcatccactcaggggccccatttGATCCTTGTCTCCACTAGGCCTACcccaaaggactgaaatccatcagTGCTATGCTCATGCCCATACTCAATGCTTCCATCTCTTGCGCGACCTTCTAAGATGCTTGGAAACACCCAAATTTCCCCCTATTTCTGAAGAAACCCCCAGCAGACCCTTCAACGCTCGCTAACTACAGATCAATTTCCTTTCTATCATTCCTTGCCAAGGACTTAGAGTAAACCATCAACAGACACCTAACTGAATACCTCAATGACCaacaactcctcaacaccaggtggtatagtttcagacccaaccacaacaTGGAACTCCCCTCATTGCCCCCACAAATAACATCTGTATGACCTTGGACAAAGGAGACAAAGTGGCCCTTATCCTCTTGGGCCTCTCTGCAACATTTGACATGGTCTTCCACTCCATCCTCATCCATTGCCTACACAACATTGGAATTCAATGACACTCAGATGGATCcgttccttcctgactggaaggactcaGTCAGTGTGCCTTGCACCGTACACCTCAGACACCAGTGACCACATCTGCGGAGTTatgcaaggatcctccctgagccgaACCCTCTTCAACTCATACATGATCCCTTTAGCCAGTATCATCCACTCTTACGACATCAGCATCCTCTTATATGggatgacatgcaactcattctctcccttatTGAAACAATGCCCAGTACCCTGGTGAAGTGCCTGAGAGACTGAAATcagccactggatgaagaccaactgtctgaagctgaacaccgaCAAGAACAAAATCATGATCTTTGGTAAGAGCATGTCACAGTGGGACATGTCCTTGTGTCCAACACAGCTAGGACTAACAACCATTCCCATCACCAACACCTAGAACCTCAGGATCGTCATTGATAGCAAACTCAATAGGTCAATGCTGTCACCTTCCTATGCTTCagtaccctgaagatgctgagaaagattttaaaatggctccaaatcagcacccagaaaaccgTCACGCACGCCCAGGTCACAAGCAGGCACGATTTTATTCTATGCTGGgggtcaacaaaaaactcaccagaagaatgcagaccattcagaacttgggGGACAGATTCAGTCTCAAGGTCCGCTGACCCCCCATACACAAACAAGCTCAATTCAGATGCCTTAACCCCACTTTCAAAGCACTATATAACACTGACTGGACATATCTCAACAAACACATATGCTTTCAGAAATCTTCCAGACACCTGCACTTCTTCAGACTCCTAATTGCACACATCCAATTCACATAGAAAACCAGATCCAGTGGCCAAGCCCTCTCCTACATTGCTTCTAAGGCATGGAacgacctgccactacacataagagcctcctccttccTTCTTAAATTCTGCAAGTAGCTGAAGATGTGGCTTTTCGAGtggtcccactaggccctaggatTGGAGAGGCTCACACCTGCTCAGAGCCAGAGAACCCTCCCAGGTGATAGTACTCTCTGCAGATCTGAATTACGTAACATAACAGTGAGCTACAAAAACTTTAACACCCTTTTATCCCACCAATTCATGCCCATAAATATTAGATGAAACAAGTGTCCCGATTTTATCAGAAATTACAAGAATTAAGTCCACCCTGAAATCATGACTGACAATCAATTTATTCACCAGGTAGGAGAGGGAGAGCATCAAAACCACTGGTATCATGTGGAATTGAGCAATAACACTAAATCTCCCGACGTTCATCACCATCATGTACACAAAACAATACTTTATGACATTTCACCATTCTGACATCATTCTTGCTAAATAAGATACTTGGACGGACCAAAAATCAATGCCCAAAATGCAACTCTCAAGAAGCTGATAATCTTCATATCTTTATTTATGTCCTTACATTGACGTGCTCTGGCAGGAAGCATCTAAATTTGTAAAAATACCTAGACACAATTTCGGATTTAAATAATACTTTATCATTTTTTGCTCTTAATATCACTATTTACTGAGAAGAGAACTACATACATCAATCATGGCTGTAACAATGATACTTAAGCTTGCAGCTAAGGAAACTGAAAATCCCATGATTCACCCAACTTAAGAAATGGTGTAAAAGAATAAGAACAGTTGAATGTAAGTCATTGAAAGTGGCTA is a window encoding:
- the LOC138283402 gene encoding myb-related transcription factor, partner of profilin-like; the encoded protein is MDHRHHYRPQEDDSRPGTSQEDPHKNQDTFKKHQLFVTSKLPISRREAIWQQIVDKINSVAEVRRTVIECKKRWHDCKRRTKEKMHRMDRNRNRKAALQTGGWSPAHQEALVEMVAAVIPEEIVTGIQGQDSADYQETTHMQEEDGSPAEMPVPDFPDDIDDEPINIPQETIQKVLETLQTSPSVTRRSTEQAAIAEEPPTTPIVRPASSNTAEDSDDTGTSFERTGVGVQRELAKEVRVGMQNMAASLEGVRSCMMSFADQAAAMQALTSILQELQKTQKEISTAVIQLTQHLQQQSCQRVHECNIEPLRADLAAYHRDVAAILKNQQALLAAVLPLRPSQGAATGMSDSTSSNTEVCVAPSQPTTTRTKQVTHTSEEEDMEQITFTRKSTRKH